ACGCGCGGAATGTCCGCGCTGGGAAGATCAATTTTGTTGATGACCGGGATAATTTCCAGATGGTTGTTGATGGCCAGGTAAGCGTTGGCCAGGGTCTGCGCTTCCACGCCCTGGGCGGCGTCCACCACCAGCAGCGCGCCTTCACACGAGGCGAGCGAGCGGGAAACCTCGTAAGAAAAGTCCACGTGGCCGGGCGTGTCAATGAGATTGAGCTGGTACTCTTCGCCATTTTTCGCGGTGTACTTCATGCGCACGGCGTGGGCCTTGATGGTGATGCCGCGTTCCCGCTCCAGGTCCATGGCGTCCAGAACCTGGGCATGCATCTCACGCATGGCGAGCGACCCCGTCAGCTCCAGGAGCCGGTCAGAGAGCGTGGATTTGCCATGATCAATGTGCGCGATGATGGCAAAATTGCGGATGTGTGAACGGTCCATCGGATGGGCTTCTTTTCTATTCTAGCATCTGCGGGAATGGCGCTTTCGTAGAGGCAGAGAAACCCAAAACCCTTGAAACACGGAGGAACAGAGGTAACGGAGGACTTCGACGCAATCCTGCCTCCATCTATTCTGTAGTTTCCTGATTCAGGTTCTCTTCCGTAGTTTCAGCGTCTTGCGCTTTTGAGTTCTCAAATTATCGATTACCCGATCTTGGCAATCACCATTTTCCCTCCCCTTCCTCCTTTCCTCCGTGTTTCAAAGATGTTGGGCTTTGCTCTGGCGCAGATCGCACTATTGCGCAACCCTTGACGCTCCCGTTATGCTGCAACGTTCCCGCTTCCTCGGAGGATTGCCCATGCGCCGCCTGCTCGTCGTTCTACTACTGTTTTTCTCAGTTGCCGCCGCTCAGTCACAGCCTGCACCATCCATCAAAGACTTCATCCGCGAACAGTCGCCGGTGATCGCGCTGGAACACGTCCGGGTGATTGACGGCACGGGCGCGGCGGCCAGGAACGATCAGACCATCGTGATCTCGGGCGGGAAGATTGCGGCCATCGGCGCCAGCGGTTCGGTGCAGGTCCCGGCGGACGCCAAGCGGATGGACTTCAGCGGATACTCGGCGTTGCCCGGGATGGTGGGCATGCATGACCACATCTTCTATCCTGCGGGCGGCGGGCTGTACCACGACATGCCGCTTACCTTCCCCCGGCTCTACCTGGCGATGGGCGTCACCACGATTCGCACCACGGGAAGCATTGAACCCTATCTGGACCTGGAGTTGAAGAAAGGCATTGACGCGGGCAAGCTGATCGGCCCCAAGATCAACATGACCGGGCCGTACCTGGAAGGCGAGGGGCTGCCGCTGCTGCAGGTGCACGGCCTGAAAGATCCGGACGACGCGCGCCGCACCGTGGCGTACTGGGCGGAAGAGGGCGCGCGGTCATTCAAAGCCTATAACTTCGTTACCCGCGCCGAACTCAAAGCGGCCATCGAAGAAGCGCACAAGCGCGGGATCAAAGTGACGGGACATTTGTGTTCCATCGGGTTCCGCGAAGCAGCTGAGCTGGGCATTGACGACCTGGAACATGGGCTCACCGTGGATACGGAGTTTCATCCTGACAAGAAGCCGGACGTTTGCCCCAATCCCACGCAGGCCGTGGTCGCGGCGAACAAACTGGACGTGAACGGCCCGGAGATCCAAGCGACGATCAAAGTGCTGGTGCAGCATCACGTGGCATTGACTTCAACCCTGCCGGTGTTTGAGCAATACGTGACCACGCGGCCGGACGAGCCGCAGAAGGTGCTCGACGCGCTGAGCGAGGACGCGCGCAAAGCTTACCAGGCCAACCGCACGCGCATTGCGCAGAACAAAGAAAGCCCTTGGCCGGCGATGTTCCAGAAAGAAATGGAATTTGAACGGGCGTTTGTCAAAGCCGGCGGCGTGCTGCTGGCCGGCCTGGATCCGACGGGCATTGGCGGGACCATCGCCGGTTACGGCGACCAGCGTGAAGTGGAGTTGCTGGTGGAAGCCGGGTTCACGCCGCTGGAAGCTATCAAGATCGCCACGCTCAACGGCGCGGAGTTTATGGGAGAGCAGACGCATGTGGGCTCGCTGGCAGTGGGCAAGCAGGCGGACATTATGGTGGTGAAGGGCGACCCCTCGTCGGCGATCACCGACATTGAGAACGTTGAAGTGGTCTTCAAAGACGGTGTGGGATGGGACACAAAGAAGCTGGTCGAGTCGGTGAGGGGACAGGTGGGCGTAAGGTAGGACGTACGCGGATTCGCGCGGATGAACGCGGACAAGAATCCTGAGCGGAGCGAAGGATCCCTATGATCGCCAGAATGTTCAGTTCTGAAAGTATGAAGCTAGTCTCCACGATCGCCATTCTCGGCGTCGCGCTGGCCTCCGGCTGCAAACTCTACACCATGCAGGCTGCCGCGCCGAGCGATGCGCCTTCCGCACAGGCGACGCCGTCCGTGACCAAAACCGCCACGAAATGGAAGACGGTAGAGGAGTTCGACTACGCGTGGAGGCCGGGGCAAGCTTCTGCGCACTTCAAGCTTGAGCTGCCGGAAGGTTACGACGATCCGGGCGACTTCACGCGAATTCACATTCAGGTGAAAGGGCAACCGGAGTTCGTGCTGGACAATCAAGATGGGTGGATTGCGTACAACAGCCAGGAACAGCCGTCTGATGTTTATGCCAAGTTGGCGAAGCAGAATCTGGCGCAATCGAAATACGTGCTGGTTCTGCCTGACTCCCCGAGCGCGAGCGAGCCGCCGTTGTTGTTTCTCCGCAGCTGGGTCTATGCCAGCGACGCGGAGCGGCTGCACGTGATCGGGTTCAAGCCGTCCGGCGGGCCGATCACGCTGCTGAATACAGAGCTGGACCTAGAAGCAGTGGTGGACCTGGACAGCGACGGGCATCCAGAGATCGTCGGGATGCCGTGCATGAGCCAGGAATCGGGGCCCGGAATCTTAACCTACGATCCTCACCACGTTTACAAAGTGCCGCATCCCATCACGGAGCCGGCCAAGCTGTCTGTTGAACTGTCCAAGGCATACAACCTGAAGCACTATTACGGATGGGCTGGGCCGGATTGCAGCGAGAAACTCGTCGTGGTCTTGCATCCGCCCTCTGGCGGAAAGCCGGTGATTATGGACGCTGCGGAGGCGGAGAAACTGATGAAGCAAGCGCCAAACCGCAAGAAATAGTTTTTTATTTGTTAAGAGGGAGCTTCGAGAAAATTCCCTGGAGCTGCATGGTAGCAGAAGCATCCTCGGGGTCCTTCGACTCGCCCTCGCGTTCGCTCGGACTCGCTCAGGATGACAAATCTAGTGGAGTTTGTATAACCGAAACATCTTGGGTATTACCCGCGGAATGCAACCTGACAATCTACAATGAAGCAGCCGCTCATCCTCGCATCAGCTTCTCCGCGCCGGCAGGAACTGTTGCGCCAAGCCGGAATTATGTTCGAAGTGGACCCGGCGCACATCGCCGAAGACCAGAAGCCGGGCGAGGAGCCGCTGGCTTATGCGCTGCGGCTGGCGGAAGAGAAAGCGCGGGCCGTCGCCATCCGGCATCCGGGCCGCTACGTGCTCGGCGCGGACACGATTGTAGTTGTGGATTCGGAAGTCCTGGGGAAGCCGCTGGACCAGGCTGACGCCGCGCGCATGCTGCGAAAGCTTTCAGGCCGCACACATGAGGTGACCACCGCGGTGAGCCTGATTTCGCCAAGCCAGATTTTGCCGGGCGTGATTGCGCCCAGTCGCGCCTCGCCGAGCGAGAGCGGCGCGCCGGCAAAAGCCGACACGCGGTCCTGCACCACGAGGGTGTTCTTCAGGAAGATCGCGGAAGAAGAAATTCAGAAGTACGTCGCCGGGGGCGAACCCATGGATAAAGCCGGAGCTTACGCGATCCAGGGTGGAGCTGCCCAATGGGCCGACCGCATGGAGGGGGAGTATTCCAATGTGGTTGGATTACCTCTGCAGTTAATAGCAGAAATGTTAAGAGCCGGCGGGCTCGCCTGAGATTGCCGGGTTTTATTTCTTGTCCGCGGCAGGCGTCGAAGGCTGCTGGTCTTTCTCGCCTTCTTTCATCGCGCCTTTGAAGTTCTTGATCGCGTCGCCCAGTCCTTTGCCCAGATCGCCGAGCTTGCTGGGGCCGAAGAAAATGAGGGCTATGCAAAGGATGATAAGCAGTTCCGGAACGCCAATTTTTCCACCAAACATTTTTTCCACTCCATCCGGAACCGCCGTTGCGCGAGCGTTCCGCTGGTCTTAAAGGTTTAACTTACAGGACTTAGATTGTAGGCCATGATCGCATGGGGAGTCAAAGAAACTGTGGAACTTGAGTAACTTAGCCGCAGGAGCGATTAGTTTCTTTAATAAAAACCCCTGGAATTTACAGGGTTTCAATCATGCTGGTGAGCAGGGCGGTGCGCCGGGGCAATTCCTCCAAAACAATGGACTCGTGCGCGGCATGAGCGCCTTCCCCCACGGCGCCCAGGCCGTCAAGTGTGGGCACTCCCAGCGCGGAGGTGAAGTTGCCGTCCGACCCGCCGCCGGTGGCGGCTTCATCCAGTTCCATGCCGATCTTTTTCGCCTGTTCCTGCGCCGCGCGGAACAAACGTACGGTCCCTTCCGTGCGCTCCATGGGCGGACGATTCAACCCTCCGGTGACCTCCAGAGTGCACGCGGGATCGAACGGCTTCAATGCGGCGAAGCGGGCTTCGAGCTCTTTGGCGTCAGCGGCGCGGGCGATGCGAATGTCCACTTCGGCACAGGCTTCCGCAGCCACCACGTTGGTCCGCGTGCCGCCCTGGACCACGCCGGGGTTTACCGTAATGCCACGGGCCAGATCAGTAAACTTGGCCACCTCCAGGACCTGGCGCGCCAGCTCCACCACGGCGCTGTGGCCTTTTTCAAAATCCACGCCGGCGTGGGAGGCGCGTCCGCGAACGCGAATGGTGAAGTCGCCCACACCTTTGCGCGCGGTCTTCAAGCAGCCTTGCACGCCTTGCGACGGCTCCAGGACCAGCGCGGCCTCGCAATTCTTGGCCGTGGCTTCCACCAGAGGACGGCCGGTCGCGCTGCCGACTTCTTCGTCGCTATCCAGCAGCACGGTCACCGGGCGATGGGCGGCGCCGCTGGTGCGCAACGCGCGCAGCGCAAACAGCATCATGGTGATGCCGGCTTTCATGTCATAGACGCCGGGGCCGAAAGCGCGTCCGCCTTCGATGCGGAACGGCATCTTCCTGAGCGTGCCCAGGGGCCACACGGTATCAAAGTGGCCGAGCAGCAGCACCGGTTTGTCGGCCGTACCAGGAATCGCTGTGCCGGGGAACTCAGCTTTCAGGTTGTCTCCGGCGTCCTTTTGCCGATCAAAGGTGACCTTGCCGCCCAGACGCTCAAACTCCTGGGCCAGGTATTCGCCCAACTGGTCGAGCGCCGGCTTGTTGTCACTGGGCGACTCCATCTCCACCAGGCGTCTGAGCGTTTCCAGCATGTCTGGCAAGTGCTGCTGGCAGAATTGGTGGTAGGCGACCACGGATTGTCCGGCGCTCGGGTTGGGCATGTGGCGAAGGAATGATAAATCGTAGGGGATGAGGAAGGCGAGATTCGCTGAACGGCCGATCAGGCGGTTGGTAGGCTTTGCGCAGTAAATCCTCTATAATTCGCGACTGAATGAGTGAGACAGCCACTTCGCAAAAAGCTGACGCGCCCGCGGCCGACGGCCAGGCCGGGCTGCTGGACATCACGCAGATCCAGGCCATTCTGCCGCACCGCTACCCTTTTCTTCTGATTGACCGCGTGCTGGAGATTGAACGCAAGAAGAAAATCGTGGCCATCAAGAACGTCACCATCAATGAGCCGTTCTTCCAGGGACATTTTCCCGGCGTCCCCGTCATGCCCGGCGTGCTGCTGGTGGAGGCCATGGCCCAGACCGGGGGCGTGCTGCTGCTCACCGAAGTAGCGGACCGCGGCGACAAGCTGATTATGTTCACCGGCATTGAGCGGGCGCGCTTCCGCCGGCCGGTGGTGCCCGGCGACCAGGTGCGGTTTGAAGTAGAACTGCTGGCCTGGAAGGAGACGCACGGCGCCATCATCGTGCGCATGGCGGGCAAAGCGCTGGTGGAAGGCAAGCTGGCGTGTGAAGGCACGGTGAGCGCGCAACTGGTCAGCCGCGAACGCGGACGCCAGGATTCCGGTTCGGCGTCCAACCCAAACGCATGATCCATCCCACGGCAGTCATTGATCCCAGCGCCAAGGTCCCGGCGTCCTGCATGGTTGGGCCGCATTGTACGATTGGCGCGCACGTTGAACTGGGCGAGAGCTGCGAGCTCATCTCCCACGTGACGATTCACGGCCCGGCGAAGATTGGCGCGCGCAACCGCTTCTTCCCCTTCTGCGCGATTGGCGGCGAGCCCCAGGACCTGACCTACAAAGGCGAGCCGACCCGCCTGGAAATCGGCGACGACAACCTGTTTCGCGAGTTCGTCACCGTAAACCGCGGCACGGTGAAAGGCGGCGGGCTGACGCGCGTGGGCAGCCACACGCTGATCATGGCGTACGCCCACATCGCCCACGATTGCGTGGTGGGCGACCACGTGATCATGGCCAACGCCGCCACACTCGCCGGACACGTCACGATTCAAGAGTGGGCGTCAGTAGGAGCGTTTTCCGCGGTCCACCAGTTTGACGTGGTGGGCGCGCA
The Terriglobia bacterium genome window above contains:
- a CDS encoding Maf family protein, which gives rise to MKQPLILASASPRRQELLRQAGIMFEVDPAHIAEDQKPGEEPLAYALRLAEEKARAVAIRHPGRYVLGADTIVVVDSEVLGKPLDQADAARMLRKLSGRTHEVTTAVSLISPSQILPGVIAPSRASPSESGAPAKADTRSCTTRVFFRKIAEEEIQKYVAGGEPMDKAGAYAIQGGAAQWADRMEGEYSNVVGLPLQLIAEMLRAGGLA
- a CDS encoding amidohydrolase family protein gives rise to the protein MRRLLVVLLLFFSVAAAQSQPAPSIKDFIREQSPVIALEHVRVIDGTGAAARNDQTIVISGGKIAAIGASGSVQVPADAKRMDFSGYSALPGMVGMHDHIFYPAGGGLYHDMPLTFPRLYLAMGVTTIRTTGSIEPYLDLELKKGIDAGKLIGPKINMTGPYLEGEGLPLLQVHGLKDPDDARRTVAYWAEEGARSFKAYNFVTRAELKAAIEEAHKRGIKVTGHLCSIGFREAAELGIDDLEHGLTVDTEFHPDKKPDVCPNPTQAVVAANKLDVNGPEIQATIKVLVQHHVALTSTLPVFEQYVTTRPDEPQKVLDALSEDARKAYQANRTRIAQNKESPWPAMFQKEMEFERAFVKAGGVLLAGLDPTGIGGTIAGYGDQREVELLVEAGFTPLEAIKIATLNGAEFMGEQTHVGSLAVGKQADIMVVKGDPSSAITDIENVEVVFKDGVGWDTKKLVESVRGQVGVR
- a CDS encoding M20 family metallopeptidase; this translates as MLETLRRLVEMESPSDNKPALDQLGEYLAQEFERLGGKVTFDRQKDAGDNLKAEFPGTAIPGTADKPVLLLGHFDTVWPLGTLRKMPFRIEGGRAFGPGVYDMKAGITMMLFALRALRTSGAAHRPVTVLLDSDEEVGSATGRPLVEATAKNCEAALVLEPSQGVQGCLKTARKGVGDFTIRVRGRASHAGVDFEKGHSAVVELARQVLEVAKFTDLARGITVNPGVVQGGTRTNVVAAEACAEVDIRIARAADAKELEARFAALKPFDPACTLEVTGGLNRPPMERTEGTVRLFRAAQEQAKKIGMELDEAATGGGSDGNFTSALGVPTLDGLGAVGEGAHAAHESIVLEELPRRTALLTSMIETL
- the tatA gene encoding twin-arginine translocase TatA/TatE family subunit, which codes for MFGGKIGVPELLIILCIALIFFGPSKLGDLGKGLGDAIKNFKGAMKEGEKDQQPSTPAADKK
- the lpxA gene encoding acyl-ACP--UDP-N-acetylglucosamine O-acyltransferase; protein product: MIHPTAVIDPSAKVPASCMVGPHCTIGAHVELGESCELISHVTIHGPAKIGARNRFFPFCAIGGEPQDLTYKGEPTRLEIGDDNLFREFVTVNRGTVKGGGLTRVGSHTLIMAYAHIAHDCVVGDHVIMANAATLAGHVTIQEWASVGAFSAVHQFDVVGAHAYIGGGTIVTRDVLPFSKTVAPRDAKAYGVNSIGLERRGFSKERIQKIQKAFRILLNSKLNTTQALEELKASGDQGEDVAMLIAFIEKSERGVIK
- the fabZ gene encoding 3-hydroxyacyl-ACP dehydratase FabZ, which translates into the protein MSETATSQKADAPAADGQAGLLDITQIQAILPHRYPFLLIDRVLEIERKKKIVAIKNVTINEPFFQGHFPGVPVMPGVLLVEAMAQTGGVLLLTEVADRGDKLIMFTGIERARFRRPVVPGDQVRFEVELLAWKETHGAIIVRMAGKALVEGKLACEGTVSAQLVSRERGRQDSGSASNPNA